CGAAGCCGAAGTCGCAGAGCTTGGCGTTCATGTTGGCGTCGAGGAGGACGTTGGACGCCTTGATGTCCCCGTGGATGACCGCCGGGTGGCGGCTCTCGTGGAGATACTCCAGCGCCATGGCCACCTGGAACGCAATCGCCACGCGCCGCGCCCAGGGCAGCACCGACGCCACGCCGCCCGCGACCTCGCTGCAGTGGAGCCGTTCGTGGAGGTCACCATTCGGCGCGTACTCGAACACCAGCACACCTTCATCTGTGAGAAGATCGAGACGCAAGAACGTTAGCACACTTGATACGGGCAGTAGTTTAATTCAGCAGCGAGCTTTGCAAAATCTGGTGTTGATGCGCGATGATAATTACCTCGTTCGTCGCAGTAGCCGAGCAGGCGGACGATGTGCGGGtggcggagggagaggagcaCCTCGAGCTCCTGGCGGAAGGCGCGGTGCAGGCGCTCGCTGCTGCAGTGGACCTTGacggcgccgaggcgggaggACGAGAGCGACGCGAGGTACACCGTGCTGAACCCGCCGTGCCCGATCACCCGGGACGAGAACCCCCCCGTGACGGACTCCACGTCCGCCCACGCGAGCTGCctcgccgacgcggcggcgacgttcTTGCagctcccttcctcctccacgccggccggATCGGCCGCCACCCGCGAGCTCATTGCACCTGCCTCCCCGCGCTTCCTGACGTCGCCGCCATCGCACCGGCGCACGCAGGCGAAGAGACCACATCCGGTGAACATTGTGCTAGCGCGCGCCCGCCCCGAAGTGAGAGATCCACGAGCTCTGGAGGGCGACGAAACGGGAGAGAATCGAAGGGTACAagtgaggcgaggcgaggcgaggagtGTGAGTGGAGGGAGAATAAGTTCTCCCTCGTTGATCTGTGTAGCTTTCAGCTTTGTTGCTGTTAGTTGTAGCTACGTTCTTGGCTTTGCCTTACTGGATAAGAAGGGGACAGGTTGTGCAGAGGATCCAGATCAAAGAATTGCTAGTGGCTGGCTTCCCTGGCTCTTGTGTTGCTAACTTGCTACGAGTCAAATGCATACTTGCAGGTTTATATAT
This window of the Oryza sativa Japonica Group chromosome 4, ASM3414082v1 genome carries:
- the LOC4336539 gene encoding salt tolerance receptor-like cytoplasmic kinase 1, whose amino-acid sequence is MFTGCGLFACVRRCDGGDVRKRGEAGAMSSRVAADPAGVEEEGSCKNVAAASARQLAWADVESVTGGFSSRVIGHGGFSTVYLASLSSSRLGAVKVHCSSERLHRAFRQELEVLLSLRHPHIVRLLGYCDERDEGVLVFEYAPNGDLHERLHCSEVAGGVASVLPWARRVAIAFQVAMALEYLHESRHPAVIHGDIKASNVLLDANMNAKLCDFGFAHVGFSATVGCRPSARAVMGSPGYVDPHLIRSGVATKKSDVYSFGVLLLELVTGKEAVCRDTGRRLTAAVGPMLSEGKVADVVDRRLGGEHDGAEAAVMAELAMQCIGDSPGLRPSMADVVRALQEKTSALASAVGSRLDRKMMF